In Synechococcus sp. CC9616, the following are encoded in one genomic region:
- a CDS encoding nucleoside triphosphate pyrophosphohydrolase family protein, with protein MDLNAYQQAARRTAAYPNVGSNPIYPTLGLSGEAGEVADKVKKVLRDRDGDFDREVREAIKLELGDVLWYVAQLGSELGFDLDEIASANLEKLESRASRGRISGSGDQR; from the coding sequence ATGGACCTCAACGCTTATCAACAAGCTGCACGACGTACGGCTGCATATCCGAATGTGGGCTCCAATCCCATTTACCCCACCCTTGGCCTCAGTGGAGAGGCGGGAGAAGTGGCCGATAAGGTCAAAAAGGTCCTACGTGATCGTGATGGTGACTTCGATCGTGAGGTTCGCGAAGCGATCAAACTCGAACTCGGAGATGTTCTCTGGTACGTCGCTCAGCTGGGTAGTGAGTTGGGATTCGATCTGGACGAGATTGCATCGGCCAATCTCGAGAAGCTCGAAAGCCGTGCATCAAGAGGTCGTATCTCCGGCAGCGGTGATCAGCGCTGA
- a CDS encoding TldD/PmbA family protein, which translates to MTSNNQSPSNQLNAGALQDQLHRLATQAGIRQWDLGAACSEDCSVQVDRGEAKQLKAAQRSSITVRVWNQDGLIGITSTTDLSPDGLEQALLGAQQASRLGNPDDVPAFSPLATAALPELDRPLKQRRGILPLLDKLRHAEAELLSRHAAIQTVPYNGLAESLSQSLYLNSEGALRQMERTQASLYLYARAEEAGRKPRSSGAVRLALGSDDLDIEGCIKEAADRTISHLAYQPIETGTYRICFTPEAFLSLMGAFSSMLNARAVLDGVSLSQRDDLGSNIAVPFLSLHDDGLHPDNIGAAPFDGEGTPTQRLSLIEGGVLKSFLHSEATARAFGVQPTGHAGLGAKVSVGPDWFVVSSTEGQDSGLTLDHRSESQPFILIEDLSALHAGVKASQGSFSLPFDGWLVKGGEFISVEAATVAGDIRHVLNNIVHLESHAEVTTRGVCPHVWVDGLSITGEA; encoded by the coding sequence ATGACATCCAACAACCAGTCGCCCAGCAATCAACTGAACGCAGGTGCACTCCAGGATCAACTCCACCGTTTGGCCACCCAAGCCGGAATCCGTCAGTGGGATCTCGGTGCTGCCTGCAGCGAAGATTGTTCTGTACAGGTCGACCGCGGCGAAGCCAAGCAGCTCAAGGCTGCTCAGCGCAGCTCCATCACAGTGCGCGTTTGGAATCAGGACGGACTGATCGGCATCACAAGTACGACCGATCTCAGCCCCGACGGGCTGGAACAGGCTCTGCTTGGCGCTCAGCAAGCCAGCCGCCTCGGCAATCCCGACGACGTTCCTGCCTTTTCTCCCCTGGCGACAGCTGCATTGCCGGAACTGGATCGTCCTCTCAAGCAACGACGAGGCATCCTGCCGCTCCTGGACAAACTTCGACACGCAGAGGCGGAACTTTTAAGCAGGCATGCAGCCATCCAGACAGTTCCCTACAACGGTCTGGCCGAATCCTTGTCACAGAGTCTGTATCTCAACAGTGAAGGGGCTCTGCGTCAGATGGAGAGGACGCAAGCGAGTTTGTATCTCTATGCGCGGGCTGAAGAAGCAGGCCGTAAGCCACGCAGTTCCGGAGCGGTTCGACTGGCATTGGGCAGTGATGACCTCGACATCGAGGGATGCATCAAGGAAGCCGCAGATCGCACGATCAGTCATCTCGCCTACCAACCGATTGAAACCGGGACCTACCGCATCTGTTTCACACCCGAGGCGTTTCTGTCCTTGATGGGTGCATTCAGCAGCATGCTGAATGCTCGCGCTGTTCTCGATGGTGTGAGTCTTAGTCAACGCGACGACCTGGGCAGCAACATCGCTGTTCCTTTTCTGTCCTTGCACGACGATGGTCTTCACCCCGACAACATCGGAGCAGCACCCTTTGATGGCGAAGGAACTCCAACGCAGCGACTCAGCCTGATCGAAGGTGGGGTATTGAAGAGCTTTCTGCACTCGGAAGCCACTGCCCGAGCCTTCGGTGTGCAACCAACCGGGCATGCCGGTCTTGGTGCCAAGGTTTCTGTGGGGCCTGACTGGTTCGTGGTGAGCTCGACTGAAGGCCAGGACAGTGGTCTCACACTGGATCACCGCAGTGAGTCCCAACCCTTCATTCTGATCGAAGATCTCAGTGCACTTCATGCCGGCGTCAAAGCCAGCCAGGGGTCCTTTTCACTCCCCTTCGACGGCTGGCTCGTGAAGGGCGGTGAATTCATCTCCGTTGAAGCTGCCACAGTGGCTGGCGACATCAGACACGTGCTGAACAACATCGTTCATCTCGAGTCCCATGCCGAGGTCACAACCCGAGGTGTGTGTCCCCACGTTTGGGTTGACGGGCTATCAATCACCGGCGAAGCCTGA
- a CDS encoding neuromedin U, which translates to MRFIPSFLTLFITSSIAVCPLRSETNLIDQDQHTQLDHQVQGLQGDQDVTESLGVREVQEDDQAQQDQNPVLNTIRVPFEWNAVPDTQWAPNSLDPSARYDRTLFDFKVKPVIPFKLNDHWSILTYTVFRFVSVPWAEPVPALSEESIPYLDWKERRETGLSTINPTAIFVPNISPNWTVGLGPSLVAPVSSFPGSTEKWLAGPALFALYRKNASLVGARLHNLWSFAGNPDMDDVNLMILRPIVQLPISDDWFLISSPIITTDWTHPTGKGWTLPIG; encoded by the coding sequence GTGAGGTTTATTCCTTCCTTTCTCACATTGTTCATCACCTCTTCGATTGCAGTGTGCCCGCTGCGATCGGAGACCAATTTGATTGATCAAGATCAACACACTCAACTCGATCATCAAGTTCAAGGACTTCAAGGCGATCAAGACGTTACAGAGTCTCTAGGCGTTAGAGAGGTTCAAGAAGATGATCAAGCACAACAAGATCAAAATCCGGTACTGAATACGATTCGAGTCCCCTTCGAATGGAATGCTGTTCCTGATACCCAGTGGGCCCCTAACTCGCTTGATCCCAGTGCCCGCTATGACAGGACTTTGTTTGACTTCAAAGTCAAACCTGTGATTCCTTTTAAGCTCAATGATCACTGGAGCATTCTGACCTATACGGTTTTTCGATTTGTCTCTGTTCCCTGGGCTGAACCTGTGCCTGCATTGTCAGAAGAGAGTATTCCTTATCTAGATTGGAAAGAACGTCGTGAAACCGGACTTTCCACAATTAATCCGACGGCGATTTTTGTTCCCAATATCAGTCCTAACTGGACAGTCGGTCTTGGACCATCGCTTGTGGCACCGGTGAGTTCTTTCCCAGGGAGTACAGAAAAATGGCTTGCTGGCCCTGCTCTCTTTGCTCTCTATCGCAAGAACGCTTCATTGGTTGGAGCGCGCCTGCACAACCTGTGGTCTTTTGCTGGAAATCCGGACATGGACGATGTCAATTTAATGATATTGAGACCGATTGTTCAGCTTCCGATCAGCGACGACTGGTTCCTGATTTCATCCCCGATCATCACAACGGATTGGACGCATCCGACCGGGAAGGGTTGGACTTTACCGATCGGTTGA
- a CDS encoding DUF6464 family protein, which translates to MLVELRQADSEVLLDRVEMDDPPQPGRWFSLDQTSYLVLQRRHRYRLHNGRYEIGSIALMVKPQQRPDDAVAWRHGFVIGDAECRFNARSPLLRCAVWPDGPCDRCTHREPR; encoded by the coding sequence ATGTTGGTTGAGCTTCGCCAGGCGGACAGCGAGGTGTTGCTTGATCGCGTTGAGATGGATGACCCACCGCAGCCGGGTCGCTGGTTCTCGCTTGATCAGACGTCCTATCTCGTTCTGCAGCGGCGGCATCGCTATCGACTCCATAACGGTCGCTACGAGATCGGCTCCATTGCGTTGATGGTGAAGCCACAGCAGCGCCCTGACGATGCTGTGGCCTGGCGACATGGGTTTGTGATCGGGGATGCGGAGTGCCGATTCAATGCCCGCAGTCCACTGTTGCGATGTGCCGTGTGGCCTGATGGTCCCTGCGATCGCTGCACCCATCGAGAGCCGCGATGA
- a CDS encoding ABC transporter permease, whose product MSRRMPPMETVGMALTTLRTNRLRSLLTMVGIVIGNASVITLVGVGRGAQGLAEEQLSNLGANVLFVVPGNNDTRRRGVAFPRTLVLEDAEAIAEQVPSVKRVAPQISSSQVVQLGARSSTSSISGITPEFLPVRSFEVSKGRFINAEDVKAARNVAVIGPDLAAKLVPTGSVVGQPLRIGNQSFQVVGVMAPKGAVFGSNQDGNTYIPISTMVTRLTGRDPTYGISLSFISVEANDESSTSAAKFQITNLLRQRHDILRDDDFAVRSQKDALSIVGTITGGLTLMLAAIGGISLLVGGIGIMNIMLVSVSERTQEIGLRKALGARSGDVLQQFLVESLVLASLGGAIGTAAGLGTIALVATLTPLPASIGTSTVLMTVGLSGSIGLFFGVVPARRAAKLDPIVALRSL is encoded by the coding sequence ATGAGCAGGCGAATGCCTCCGATGGAGACGGTGGGGATGGCTCTGACCACCCTCAGAACAAACCGGCTGCGCAGTCTTCTCACCATGGTGGGGATTGTGATCGGCAACGCATCAGTGATCACGCTGGTAGGTGTCGGTCGCGGAGCCCAGGGATTGGCTGAAGAGCAGTTGAGCAACCTTGGTGCCAACGTTCTGTTCGTCGTTCCTGGAAACAACGACACACGACGACGAGGGGTCGCCTTCCCAAGAACGCTTGTGCTGGAGGACGCTGAAGCGATCGCTGAGCAGGTTCCCAGCGTGAAGCGTGTCGCACCACAGATCTCGAGCAGCCAGGTGGTTCAGCTCGGTGCGCGCAGTTCAACCAGCTCGATTTCAGGGATCACGCCCGAATTCCTGCCGGTTCGCAGTTTCGAAGTGTCGAAGGGCAGATTCATCAATGCCGAGGATGTCAAAGCGGCAAGGAACGTGGCCGTGATCGGTCCCGATCTTGCGGCAAAACTCGTTCCTACTGGATCTGTGGTTGGGCAACCACTACGGATCGGCAACCAGTCCTTTCAGGTTGTGGGGGTGATGGCTCCAAAGGGAGCCGTGTTTGGCAGCAACCAAGACGGCAACACTTACATCCCGATCAGCACGATGGTCACGCGCCTAACCGGTCGTGATCCCACGTACGGCATCAGCCTGAGCTTCATCAGTGTCGAAGCCAATGATGAAAGCAGTACAAGTGCTGCGAAATTCCAGATCACCAACTTGCTGAGGCAGCGTCACGACATTCTTCGAGATGATGATTTTGCCGTGCGGTCTCAGAAAGATGCCTTGAGCATCGTCGGCACCATCACAGGAGGCCTGACGCTGATGCTTGCGGCGATCGGCGGAATTTCCTTGCTTGTTGGCGGCATCGGAATCATGAACATCATGTTGGTGTCCGTCAGTGAACGCACCCAGGAAATCGGCCTGAGAAAAGCCCTCGGAGCCCGCAGTGGCGATGTTCTCCAGCAATTTCTCGTTGAATCGCTGGTTTTGGCGAGCTTGGGTGGAGCCATTGGCACAGCGGCAGGTCTTGGAACCATTGCCCTGGTCGCCACGTTGACGCCGCTGCCAGCGAGTATCGGCACCAGCACCGTGCTGATGACGGTTGGATTATCTGGATCCATTGGCTTGTTCTTCGGTGTCGTACCGGCGCGCAGAGCGGCGAAACTGGATCCGATCGTGGCCCTTAGAAGCCTTTGA
- the pyk gene encoding pyruvate kinase has translation MAQFDQNRRTKIVATIGPATESAERIRELVLAGATTFRLNFSHGDHSEHATRIATIRQVSSELGQHIGILQDLQGPKIRLGRFAEGPITLGKGDRFALTSRPVSCDKTIATVTYDKLAEEVTSGSRILLDDGRVEMKVEKVDQSDQTLHCSVTVGGVLSNNKGVNFPDVQLSVRALTEKDRVDLEFGLKQGVDWVALSFVRNPSDMQEIRELIRHHGHSTPVVAKIEKFEAIDQIDAIMPLCDGVMVARGDLGVEMPAEEVPLLQKELIRRANSLGIPIITATQMLDSMASSPRPTRAEVSDVANAILDGTDAVMLSNETAVGDFPVEAVQTMATIACRIEKDYPRRTMDSHIQSTIPNAISSAVSTIASQLNASAILPLTKSGATAHNVSKFRPAAPILAITSEVHVARKLQLAWGVTPLLVPQQKSTSGTFTVAMGAAQDMGLLKEGDLVIQTAGTLTGISGSTDLVKVGIVSAVLARGSGIGNGTVSGKVRLALSPGDSSKIEPGEILVMRDTTSEDLDAIRHAAGVVTEAPADTSHAAGIAERLGIPTISGVINATRDLRHGEVVTLQVRDGLVHRGTGLNAASKLDTML, from the coding sequence ATGGCGCAGTTCGATCAGAACCGAAGAACCAAGATCGTGGCCACCATTGGGCCTGCCACGGAGAGCGCAGAACGGATCCGGGAGCTTGTGCTGGCCGGTGCGACGACCTTCCGTCTCAACTTTTCCCATGGCGATCACAGCGAGCATGCAACTCGAATTGCCACGATCCGCCAAGTTTCCTCTGAGCTTGGCCAGCACATCGGAATCCTTCAGGACCTGCAGGGTCCCAAGATCCGTTTAGGTCGCTTTGCAGAAGGACCGATCACCCTGGGCAAAGGTGATCGTTTCGCGCTCACTTCACGGCCGGTGAGCTGCGACAAGACCATCGCCACTGTCACCTACGACAAGCTTGCCGAGGAGGTCACCTCTGGCAGTCGGATCCTTCTGGATGACGGACGCGTCGAAATGAAGGTGGAGAAGGTTGACCAGTCAGACCAGACCCTTCATTGCAGCGTGACTGTTGGAGGAGTTCTGTCCAACAATAAAGGGGTCAATTTTCCTGACGTTCAACTCTCTGTTCGAGCTCTCACCGAGAAGGACCGAGTCGATCTGGAGTTTGGACTCAAACAAGGGGTCGATTGGGTTGCCCTCAGCTTTGTGCGCAATCCATCCGATATGCAGGAAATCCGTGAGCTGATCCGCCATCACGGTCACAGCACGCCCGTGGTTGCCAAGATCGAGAAATTCGAGGCCATCGATCAGATCGACGCGATCATGCCCCTCTGCGATGGCGTGATGGTGGCTCGGGGAGATCTGGGCGTGGAAATGCCTGCTGAGGAAGTTCCGTTGTTGCAGAAAGAGCTGATCCGTCGAGCCAACAGCCTTGGGATTCCGATCATCACGGCAACCCAAATGCTGGATTCGATGGCCTCAAGTCCACGACCCACGCGGGCCGAAGTGAGCGACGTCGCCAACGCCATCCTCGACGGGACCGATGCCGTCATGCTTTCCAACGAAACCGCGGTGGGGGATTTCCCGGTTGAAGCGGTTCAAACCATGGCGACCATTGCCTGCAGGATTGAAAAGGACTACCCACGCCGCACGATGGATAGTCACATCCAAAGCACAATTCCCAACGCCATCAGCAGTGCTGTGAGCACGATCGCCAGCCAGCTCAACGCATCAGCGATCCTGCCCCTCACCAAAAGTGGAGCCACCGCCCACAACGTGAGCAAGTTCAGGCCTGCGGCTCCAATCCTGGCCATCACGAGCGAAGTGCATGTGGCTCGCAAATTGCAGCTGGCCTGGGGTGTGACGCCATTGTTGGTTCCACAACAGAAGAGCACCTCCGGAACGTTCACAGTCGCGATGGGTGCCGCTCAGGACATGGGTCTGCTCAAGGAGGGCGATCTTGTGATCCAGACCGCCGGGACCCTCACCGGCATTTCGGGTTCAACAGATCTGGTCAAGGTTGGAATCGTCAGCGCGGTTCTGGCTAGAGGCAGCGGAATCGGCAACGGAACCGTCAGTGGCAAGGTGAGGCTCGCTCTCAGTCCCGGGGACTCGAGCAAGATCGAACCTGGGGAGATCCTGGTGATGCGGGACACCACGTCTGAAGACCTGGACGCCATCCGCCATGCTGCCGGAGTCGTGACCGAAGCTCCAGCGGACACCTCTCACGCAGCTGGCATCGCTGAGCGATTGGGAATTCCCACCATCTCAGGCGTCATCAACGCCACACGCGATCTCCGTCATGGTGAAGTGGTCACCTTGCAGGTTCGCGATGGTTTGGTGCATCGGGGAACGGGCCTCAATGCAGCCAGCAAGCTGGACACAATGCTCTGA
- the fmt gene encoding methionyl-tRNA formyltransferase, whose protein sequence is MKILFWGTPDYAVPTLEALIESGHTIVGVVTQPDRRRGRGKQLIPSPVKARALDLGCPVFTPERIRKDIEVQQTLKQLNADVSVVVAFGQILPKSVLQQPPLGCWNGHGSLLPRWRGAGPIQWSLLEGDSKTGVGIMAMEEGLDTGPVLIEQPLAIGLSDNAEQLSQKLSQLTGELMVKAMGRIAAVGPGPESDRLSRLGVTKQDEKSGTASYARMLKKEDFLVDWRRSALDLHRQVMALYPNTYTHWQGKRLKLRNTEPLIHRLRDQLSTEAQALIGRWPTAGHPAGTVLSCEQNIGLVVSTTGCPLLIRSAQLEGKGTSEGSTMLQQLQASDGMTLG, encoded by the coding sequence ATGAAGATTTTGTTCTGGGGCACACCGGACTACGCCGTCCCAACCTTGGAGGCGTTGATCGAATCAGGACACACCATCGTCGGCGTGGTGACGCAACCCGATCGTCGCCGCGGACGGGGGAAACAGCTCATCCCATCACCAGTGAAAGCAAGGGCACTGGATCTTGGCTGTCCCGTTTTCACACCTGAGCGCATCCGCAAGGACATTGAGGTCCAGCAAACCCTTAAACAATTGAATGCTGATGTCTCTGTTGTGGTTGCCTTTGGCCAGATTCTCCCGAAGTCTGTCCTTCAACAGCCACCTCTTGGATGCTGGAACGGCCATGGCTCTCTTTTGCCGAGATGGAGAGGCGCTGGACCGATTCAGTGGAGTCTGCTGGAAGGAGACAGCAAAACAGGAGTGGGCATCATGGCCATGGAAGAAGGTCTTGATACTGGCCCCGTGCTGATTGAGCAGCCTTTAGCCATCGGGTTGAGCGACAACGCCGAGCAACTATCTCAAAAACTCAGCCAACTCACCGGTGAGCTGATGGTGAAGGCGATGGGTCGCATCGCTGCTGTTGGTCCGGGTCCCGAATCGGATCGTCTCAGCCGACTTGGCGTCACCAAACAGGATGAGAAAAGCGGAACGGCGAGTTACGCGAGGATGCTGAAGAAGGAGGATTTCCTTGTCGATTGGAGGCGTTCAGCCCTTGATCTGCATCGCCAGGTCATGGCGCTTTATCCAAATACCTACACCCATTGGCAGGGAAAACGTCTCAAGCTGCGCAACACCGAACCGCTGATTCATCGCCTACGCGATCAGCTCTCAACAGAGGCCCAGGCGCTCATCGGACGCTGGCCTACCGCTGGGCATCCAGCGGGGACGGTGCTGAGCTGTGAACAAAATATCGGTCTTGTCGTGAGTACCACAGGCTGTCCCCTCTTGATCCGGTCGGCCCAGTTGGAAGGGAAAGGAACCAGTGAAGGTTCAACCATGCTTCAACAACTTCAGGCTTCAGACGGGATGACGCTGGGTTGA
- a CDS encoding phytanoyl-CoA dioxygenase family protein, with amino-acid sequence MSGRDLLGLPLAALAVFTGAKSFRDNPVLGSRWLNKHGLHVMRLKLAAKLAAGRRRLISRRIPAALRSEFEQNGFICIENFLPASEFRTLQKEVLNQPWSRYDMTQGRTTTRRVFLDGVQLQHSHRALFDLIHRQDVKDLIRYVAGTLAEPVFSLQAIFSGASGEQPDPQSTVHSDTFHSTAKAWLFLEDVQDDAGPLAYVPGSHRLSCDRLAWEKSQSLTAADSPIKYHARGSFRAHNADLKAMGLPLPHRFAVPGNTLVIADTHGYHCRTATKIQTTRVEVYASLRRNPFLPFGGLDVLSWPWFRERSGSLYLKAMDIGRRYGSIRMPWKHAGIGLLKQS; translated from the coding sequence ATGTCTGGACGTGATCTGCTGGGCCTGCCGCTGGCGGCCCTGGCTGTGTTCACTGGTGCAAAGTCCTTTCGAGACAATCCAGTTCTGGGCAGCCGCTGGCTGAACAAGCACGGGTTGCATGTCATGCGTCTGAAACTTGCCGCCAAACTCGCGGCGGGGCGGCGTCGGCTGATCAGCAGACGAATCCCCGCTGCACTTCGCAGTGAGTTCGAGCAGAACGGATTCATCTGCATCGAAAACTTTCTGCCCGCCTCTGAGTTCAGGACTCTCCAAAAAGAGGTGCTGAATCAACCCTGGAGCCGTTACGACATGACGCAGGGGAGAACCACCACCAGACGCGTCTTCCTGGATGGGGTTCAACTTCAACACTCTCACCGTGCATTGTTCGACCTGATTCATCGACAAGACGTCAAAGATCTGATCCGTTATGTCGCTGGAACGCTGGCTGAACCAGTGTTCTCACTTCAGGCCATTTTTTCGGGGGCCTCGGGCGAGCAACCGGACCCCCAGTCCACCGTCCATTCCGACACCTTTCACTCCACCGCCAAGGCCTGGCTGTTTCTGGAGGATGTTCAGGACGATGCCGGGCCACTTGCCTACGTGCCAGGTTCCCATCGCTTGTCTTGCGATCGTCTTGCCTGGGAAAAAAGTCAGAGCCTCACTGCCGCGGACTCACCGATCAAATATCACGCGAGGGGATCCTTCCGTGCACACAACGCTGATCTGAAGGCCATGGGGTTGCCTCTGCCTCACCGGTTTGCGGTACCGGGCAACACACTTGTGATCGCCGACACCCACGGTTATCACTGCCGAACAGCAACCAAGATTCAAACGACCCGGGTGGAGGTCTACGCCTCTCTTCGTCGTAACCCTTTCCTGCCGTTCGGCGGACTTGATGTGCTGAGTTGGCCCTGGTTTCGGGAGCGCAGCGGCAGCCTCTATCTGAAAGCGATGGACATCGGTCGCCGTTATGGATCGATTCGGATGCCCTGGAAACATGCGGGAATAGGGCTTCTCAAGCAGTCATGA
- a CDS encoding TldD/PmbA family protein produces MTASFSSGWKDLLQDLLHRGTTAGADLVEVFLEKTDHLGLLAEQDTITSVNPAFSRGAGLRVFLNGRDGFVSTNDLSRDGLTRSLDQALAMLGLVAGSANPVSSFQGLNDLTDHAITKQDWLARCPDLNSASGRLLQGTVHLQRLGQHLQVRRGSYSRDWQEVLVAASDGTFARDIRLHQSTGLSVLAADGDHRSSVGRRYGSTDRPDDLNNWDCESSAAEVCESAGTMLRAEYVDAGQMPAVLANRFGGVIFHEACGHLLETTQIERGTTPFAESVGTQIAHSAVTAIDEGLSGGAFGSMSMDDEGMAPQRTVLIKDGILQRFISDRAGELRTGHQRTGSGRRQSHAFAAASRMRNTFIDAGPHSPEELIASVDRGLYCKSMGGGSVGPTGQFNFAVEEGYLIENGSLTKPVKGATLIGDAKEVMPRISMCANDLELAAGFCGSVSGSVFVTVGQPHIKVDSITVGGR; encoded by the coding sequence TTGACTGCTTCGTTTTCGTCCGGTTGGAAGGATCTCCTGCAGGATCTTCTTCATCGCGGAACCACTGCTGGTGCCGATCTGGTAGAGGTTTTTCTCGAGAAGACCGACCATCTCGGCCTTCTTGCTGAGCAAGACACGATCACAAGTGTCAACCCCGCCTTTTCTCGGGGAGCAGGGTTACGCGTTTTCCTGAACGGACGCGACGGATTCGTCAGCACAAATGATCTCAGTCGTGATGGATTGACCAGATCCCTCGATCAGGCGCTTGCCATGCTTGGCCTTGTGGCCGGGTCAGCAAACCCTGTTTCTTCTTTTCAGGGATTGAATGATCTGACGGATCACGCCATCACCAAGCAGGACTGGTTGGCCCGTTGTCCGGACCTGAATTCCGCCAGCGGCAGGCTCCTGCAGGGCACGGTTCACCTTCAGCGGCTCGGACAACATCTTCAGGTGCGTCGGGGCAGCTATTCACGCGACTGGCAGGAGGTTCTGGTGGCCGCCTCAGACGGAACCTTCGCCCGCGATATTCGCCTGCACCAGTCCACCGGTCTTTCCGTTCTTGCAGCGGACGGTGATCACCGTTCGAGTGTCGGTCGTCGCTACGGCAGCACCGATCGACCTGACGATCTCAACAACTGGGATTGCGAATCGAGCGCAGCTGAAGTCTGTGAAAGCGCTGGAACGATGTTGCGTGCGGAGTACGTGGATGCCGGCCAGATGCCGGCTGTTCTCGCCAATCGTTTCGGTGGAGTCATCTTCCATGAAGCCTGCGGACATCTGTTGGAAACGACGCAGATTGAACGTGGCACGACGCCCTTTGCCGAAAGCGTTGGAACGCAGATCGCTCACTCCGCCGTCACAGCAATCGATGAAGGTCTCAGTGGTGGGGCCTTCGGATCCATGTCCATGGACGATGAAGGGATGGCTCCGCAACGGACTGTGCTGATCAAGGACGGGATCCTGCAACGTTTCATCAGCGATCGCGCCGGCGAATTGCGAACTGGTCATCAACGCACAGGCAGTGGCCGTCGCCAAAGCCATGCCTTCGCAGCGGCCAGTCGGATGCGCAATACCTTCATCGACGCTGGTCCCCATTCACCAGAGGAGCTCATCGCATCGGTGGATCGTGGCTTGTACTGCAAGTCCATGGGCGGTGGAAGCGTCGGCCCAACTGGACAGTTCAATTTTGCGGTGGAGGAGGGCTATCTGATCGAAAACGGCAGCCTCACCAAACCGGTCAAGGGAGCCACCTTGATCGGGGATGCCAAGGAGGTGATGCCACGCATCTCGATGTGTGCCAACGATCTCGAGCTGGCTGCAGGGTTCTGTGGCTCAGTGAGCGGCAGCGTTTTTGTCACCGTCGGACAGCCTCACATCAAGGTTGACTCGATCACGGTGGGAGGACGCTGA
- a CDS encoding DUF475 domain-containing protein, which yields MDFTTLPSISDWFDGVDQWREVLALLPVLVVLELVLSADNAVALAAIARRCRGQDRERLALNIGIALALVLRIGLILVAQWVLQNPVVQLLAATYLLWLFLDHLRSMSANQEAADEASTLESAPASLARVVLVLAFTDLAFSIDSVAAAVAISDQFLLVITGAVIGIVALRFTSALFIRWIEMYPRLETAGFLAVGFVSLRLFIHVLRPALHQPDWFTLVVVTALFSWGLSRRQLISAPGSDHVG from the coding sequence ATGGATTTCACGACTCTGCCGTCAATCAGTGACTGGTTTGACGGAGTTGACCAATGGCGGGAGGTTCTAGCCTTGCTGCCCGTGCTTGTCGTTCTGGAGCTCGTGCTCTCCGCAGACAATGCTGTGGCTCTTGCCGCCATTGCGCGACGTTGTCGCGGACAGGATCGCGAGCGCTTAGCTCTCAACATTGGCATCGCTCTGGCACTGGTTCTGCGGATCGGGTTGATCCTTGTGGCGCAGTGGGTGCTCCAGAACCCTGTGGTGCAACTGCTCGCGGCGACATACCTGCTCTGGTTGTTTCTCGACCATCTGCGATCAATGTCAGCCAATCAGGAAGCCGCTGATGAGGCTTCCACGCTGGAATCTGCTCCCGCATCGTTGGCTCGTGTGGTCCTTGTTTTGGCGTTCACCGATCTGGCCTTTTCGATCGATAGTGTTGCAGCGGCCGTTGCCATCAGTGATCAGTTTCTTTTGGTGATCACCGGTGCCGTGATCGGGATTGTGGCGCTTCGGTTTACGTCTGCGCTTTTTATTCGCTGGATCGAGATGTATCCCAGGCTGGAAACCGCTGGTTTTCTGGCGGTGGGCTTCGTATCCCTGAGATTGTTCATCCATGTTCTGCGGCCAGCACTTCATCAGCCGGATTGGTTCACGCTCGTGGTGGTAACGGCACTGTTCAGCTGGGGACTCTCTCGGCGTCAGCTGATCTCTGCGCCAGGTTCCGACCATGTTGGTTGA